From the Nodularia sp. NIES-3585 genome, one window contains:
- a CDS encoding universal stress protein — MYRKILVAVDKSEMTQYLFEQAVFLAKAADAEIMFLHILSPLEDPYLSPVFTQPDLIYPSVQTTPIDSYMREWEELKQQRLDWLRSLSETAINAGVKTEFTQNLGDAGKIICEVARNWPADLILVGRRGRTGISEFLLGSVSNYVLHHAPCSMLIVQGRIPSTT, encoded by the coding sequence ATGTATCGCAAAATTTTGGTGGCTGTAGACAAGTCAGAAATGACTCAATATCTGTTTGAACAAGCTGTGTTTTTGGCAAAAGCTGCTGATGCCGAAATTATGTTCTTACATATACTATCTCCATTAGAAGACCCCTATCTTAGCCCAGTATTTACACAACCAGACCTGATTTATCCATCTGTGCAAACTACACCTATAGATAGTTATATGCGAGAATGGGAAGAACTAAAACAACAAAGACTAGACTGGTTGCGATCGCTCAGTGAAACAGCAATTAACGCAGGTGTAAAAACTGAGTTTACCCAAAATCTCGGTGATGCTGGTAAGATAATTTGTGAAGTTGCTCGTAATTGGCCAGCTGACTTAATTCTTGTTGGTCGTCGAGGCCGGACTGGAATCAGCGAATTTTTACTCGGTAGTGTTAGCAATTATGTATTACATCATGCGCCTTGCTCAATGTTGATAGTACAAGGACGTATTCCTAGCACCACATAA
- the coaE gene encoding dephospho-CoA kinase (Dephospho-CoA kinase (CoaE) performs the final step in coenzyme A biosynthesis.) — protein MNKRIIGLTGGIATGKTTVANYLASAYHLPIFDADIYARDAVAVGSPILGAIAQRYGEQILLPDGSLNREKLGTIIFPQPDERHWVESLIHPYVLHRFQQAMPIAESSQTLLLVIPLLFEAQMTDLVTEIWVVRCSEFQQLQRLMQRNHLTKEQAQARIDSQLSLAEKAARATVVLDNSFTPESLTKQVDVALAMNI, from the coding sequence ATGAATAAACGCATTATCGGCTTGACTGGGGGTATTGCTACAGGTAAAACCACTGTCGCTAATTATTTGGCGAGTGCTTATCATCTGCCAATTTTCGATGCAGATATTTATGCTAGGGATGCTGTCGCTGTGGGTTCGCCAATTCTGGGAGCGATCGCTCAACGTTATGGTGAGCAAATTTTACTCCCTGATGGTAGTCTCAACCGCGAAAAACTCGGTACAATTATCTTTCCACAGCCAGATGAACGCCACTGGGTAGAGAGTTTGATTCATCCTTATGTACTCCACCGCTTTCAACAAGCGATGCCCATCGCTGAATCATCACAAACACTTTTATTAGTTATCCCCCTACTGTTTGAAGCTCAAATGACTGATTTAGTTACAGAAATCTGGGTTGTGCGCTGTTCTGAGTTCCAGCAACTGCAAAGATTGATGCAGCGAAATCATTTAACTAAAGAACAAGCCCAAGCGCGCATTGACAGTCAGTTGTCTTTGGCAGAAAAAGCAGCGCGTGCAACTGTTGTGCTTGATAACTCTTTCACACCAGAATCCCTAACAAAACAGGTAGATGTTGCTTTAGCAATGAATATTTAG
- the cobA gene encoding uroporphyrinogen-III C-methyltransferase — MTEQKGKVYLVGAGPGNVAYLTLKAYSLLGKAQVLIYDALVDQQLLECVSPNCLRLDVGKRGGKPSTSQGEINQLLVQHCLEGKQVVRLKSGDPFIFGRCTAEIQALQGSGCEFEVVPGVSSALAAPLMAGIPLTDPVLSRCFAVLTAHEPDALDWDGLSRLDTLVILMGGRHLPEIIHQLVRHGRSLSTAIAIIRWAGTPNQQIWTAELDNILEQTSGVSLSPVVIVIGEVVRLCNYLQSEKISLDKVSHTPTMLSNFSSSGQLPLTGKTILVTRSSGQSSQFSDRLTASGATVIEMPTLEIVPPLSWNALDQAIADLADFDWLILTSTNGVNYFFERLFAQGKDVRALSGVKIAVVGEKTAASLSQFCLQPDFIPPNFVADSLVANFPEALQSKKVLFPRVESGGREVLVKELTAQGAVVIEVAAYQSRCPSNIPESAKFALQNRTIDIITFASSKTVKFFCQLIEQVFDCNSDITYALEKICIASIGPETSKTCHTLFGRVNIEAEEYTLDGLTQALIKWVKNSEFTHE, encoded by the coding sequence ATGACTGAACAAAAGGGCAAAGTTTATCTTGTCGGTGCTGGCCCTGGAAATGTGGCATATCTGACTTTGAAAGCTTACAGTCTATTAGGCAAAGCTCAGGTATTAATCTATGATGCTCTAGTAGACCAGCAATTGTTAGAGTGTGTATCACCTAATTGTCTACGGCTAGATGTTGGTAAACGTGGTGGTAAACCTAGTACATCACAAGGGGAAATTAATCAGTTACTTGTGCAGCACTGTTTAGAAGGAAAACAAGTGGTGCGGCTAAAATCAGGTGATCCGTTTATTTTTGGGCGCTGTACTGCGGAAATTCAAGCTTTGCAAGGATCTGGCTGTGAGTTTGAAGTTGTACCGGGAGTTTCTTCGGCTCTTGCGGCTCCATTAATGGCTGGGATTCCTTTGACAGATCCTGTTCTGAGTCGTTGTTTTGCAGTGTTGACAGCCCATGAACCAGATGCTTTAGATTGGGATGGATTATCTCGGTTAGACACCTTAGTAATCTTGATGGGTGGGCGGCATCTGCCAGAGATTATACACCAATTAGTCAGGCACGGGCGATCGCTTTCTACAGCTATTGCAATTATTCGTTGGGCGGGAACTCCCAATCAACAAATTTGGACAGCCGAATTAGATAATATTCTGGAACAAACAAGCGGCGTTTCTCTATCTCCAGTGGTAATTGTGATTGGCGAAGTTGTGAGGTTATGCAATTACTTACAATCTGAGAAAATATCCTTAGATAAAGTTTCTCACACTCCAACTATGTTAAGCAATTTTTCTTCATCTGGCCAACTTCCCCTCACAGGTAAAACTATCTTGGTGACACGTTCCTCTGGACAATCAAGCCAATTTAGCGATCGCCTCACCGCATCGGGTGCGACTGTGATTGAAATGCCAACTTTAGAAATTGTCCCGCCTTTGAGTTGGAATGCTTTGGATCAAGCGATCGCTGATTTAGCTGATTTTGACTGGTTAATTCTGACTTCTACCAATGGTGTAAATTATTTTTTTGAGCGCTTATTCGCCCAAGGTAAAGATGTTCGGGCTTTATCTGGGGTTAAAATTGCCGTAGTTGGGGAAAAAACCGCCGCAAGTCTCAGCCAATTCTGTCTTCAACCTGATTTTATTCCCCCTAATTTTGTTGCTGATTCTTTAGTGGCAAATTTCCCCGAAGCACTACAGAGTAAAAAGGTGTTATTTCCCAGAGTGGAAAGTGGTGGACGAGAAGTTTTAGTGAAAGAATTAACTGCTCAAGGTGCAGTGGTTATAGAAGTAGCTGCATATCAATCTCGTTGTCCTAGTAATATACCAGAATCTGCAAAGTTTGCTCTACAAAATCGCACTATCGATATAATTACTTTTGCTAGTTCTAAAACTGTAAAATTTTTCTGTCAACTCATAGAACAGGTATTTGATTGTAACTCTGATATCACTTACGCCTTAGAAAAAATTTGTATTGCTTCTATCGGTCCCGAAACCTCGAAAACTTGCCATACTTTATTCGGGCGCGTGAATATTGAAGCTGAAGAATATACTTTAGATGGCTTAACTCAAGCCTTGATCAAATGGGTAAAAAATTCGGAATTTACTCATGAATAA
- a CDS encoding diflavin flavoprotein, which yields MVTVAENVQHRLTIQTVEIAPNTTAIRSLDWDRDRFDIEFGLQNGTTYNSYLIRGEQTILIDTSHQKFRQLYLDTLKGLVNPKTIDYIIVSHTEPDHSGLVEDVLQLAPRATVLASKIALQFLEGLVHDPFSKRIVKSGDRIDIGKGHEIEFVSAPNLHWPDTIFSFDRKTQTLFTCDAFGMHFCDDRTFDEDLEAIEADFRFYYDCLMGPNARSLLNAMKRMGDLGKINMIANGHGPLLYHHLDLLKDWYHNWSQRQAKTETTVGLFYVSEYGYSDQLGLAIAEGIQKTGVGIEVIDISTAELQDIQELAGRATGVIIGMPPSSAVAAQAGISSLLSVVKNKQMVGLFECYGGDDEPIDTLRRKFIDLGVKEAFPAIRIKEAPTAATFQMCQEAGTDLGQLLMRERNIKQIKSLDVNLEKALGRISNGLYIVTTKKGEISSAMLASWVAQASLQPLGFTIAVAKDRAIDSLMQIGDRFVLNVLEEGNYQELKKHFLKRLHPGADRFAGVKTQTAKNGSPILTDALAYMECEIQSSIECSDHWLLYCTVAEGRVSKSDALTAVRHRKVGNYY from the coding sequence ATGGTAACGGTCGCAGAGAACGTACAGCATCGATTAACTATACAGACTGTAGAAATTGCCCCTAACACAACGGCCATTCGCTCTCTTGATTGGGATCGCGATCGCTTCGATATTGAATTTGGACTGCAAAACGGTACAACATACAATTCATATCTAATTAGGGGTGAACAGACCATTTTGATCGATACTTCCCACCAGAAGTTTCGACAACTATATTTAGATACACTCAAAGGACTTGTTAACCCCAAGACAATTGATTACATAATCGTTAGTCACACAGAACCAGACCATAGCGGCTTAGTCGAAGATGTATTACAGTTAGCACCAAGAGCCACTGTATTAGCTTCAAAAATTGCCCTCCAGTTTTTGGAAGGTTTAGTACACGATCCCTTTTCCAAGCGGATTGTCAAAAGTGGCGATCGCATCGACATTGGCAAAGGACACGAAATCGAATTCGTCAGTGCGCCTAACCTCCACTGGCCAGACACAATCTTCAGCTTCGACCGCAAAACCCAAACCCTCTTCACCTGCGATGCCTTTGGGATGCACTTTTGTGACGATCGCACCTTTGACGAAGACTTAGAAGCGATTGAAGCCGATTTTAGATTTTACTATGACTGCCTCATGGGGCCAAATGCTCGTTCTCTGCTGAACGCCATGAAGAGAATGGGCGACTTGGGCAAAATTAACATGATCGCCAACGGTCACGGTCCCCTACTGTACCATCACTTAGACTTGTTAAAAGATTGGTACCACAATTGGAGTCAAAGACAAGCCAAGACAGAAACCACCGTCGGCTTGTTTTATGTTTCCGAGTATGGCTATAGCGATCAATTAGGTTTAGCGATCGCCGAAGGTATCCAAAAAACCGGAGTCGGCATCGAAGTCATTGACATCAGCACAGCCGAACTGCAAGACATCCAAGAACTAGCAGGTAGAGCCACCGGCGTGATTATTGGAATGCCTCCATCTAGTGCTGTGGCAGCGCAAGCTGGCATTAGTTCCTTATTATCCGTCGTCAAAAACAAGCAAATGGTGGGCTTGTTTGAATGTTACGGCGGTGATGACGAACCCATTGATACCCTGCGGAGAAAGTTTATTGACTTGGGTGTAAAAGAAGCCTTCCCCGCCATTCGGATTAAAGAAGCTCCCACAGCAGCGACATTCCAAATGTGCCAAGAAGCCGGTACAGACTTGGGACAATTGCTGATGCGCGAACGTAACATCAAGCAAATCAAGTCTCTAGATGTCAACTTGGAAAAAGCCCTGGGACGGATTAGCAACGGACTGTACATTGTCACCACCAAAAAAGGTGAGATCAGCAGTGCCATGTTGGCTTCCTGGGTAGCACAAGCCAGTTTGCAACCTTTAGGATTCACAATCGCCGTCGCCAAAGACCGTGCTATTGATTCGTTGATGCAAATAGGCGATCGCTTCGTCCTCAACGTCCTCGAAGAAGGAAATTATCAAGAACTGAAAAAGCACTTTCTCAAGCGCTTACATCCCGGTGCTGACAGATTTGCGGGAGTCAAAACCCAAACCGCCAAAAACGGTTCTCCCATTCTCACCGATGCTCTCGCATACATGGAATGTGAAATCCAAAGCAGCATCGAGTGCAGCGACCACTGGCTTTTATACTGCACCGTTGCCGAAGGTCGGGTTTCTAAATCTGATGCCCTGACAGCAGTTCGCCATCGCAAAGTAGGCAACTACTACTAA
- a CDS encoding diflavin flavoprotein, with protein sequence MSNSKPRDVQVLPIATNTKFIRARSWSRLRFEIEYARERGTTSNCYLIEGDKTAIIGPPAETFTEIYLDALQQTINLKQLDYVILGHFSPNRVPTLKAIIELAPQVTFVCSLPSAAHLRHAFPDNALEILVMRGKETLDLGKGHVLKFLPIPSPRWPEGLCTYDQQTQILYTDKLFGSHICGDDVFDDNSEALKEDQHYYYNCLMAPQAQHVESALEKISDLQVRMYAPGHGPLVRTGLMELTKAYAEWSNAQKDREISVALLYASAYGNTAILAQAMALGLTKGGVAVHSINCEFATPDEINAAIQKCDGFVIGSPTIGGHAPTPIHTALGIVLTVGDSNKLAGVFGSYGWSGEAFDLIEGKLRDAGYRFGFDTLRVKFKPDDVTLKYCEEVGTDFAQTLRKAKKVRLPQQSATPMEQAVGRIVGSVCVVSAKQGDVSTGMLGSWVSQATFNPPGLTVAIAKDRAIESLMYPGSKFALNILEEGNHLEYTKHFRKNFAPGEDRFTSFSTTVADNGCTILTDAIAYVECSVNQRMECGDHWVIYATVENGKLIKPDAVTAMNHRKTGTHY encoded by the coding sequence ATGAGCAATTCCAAACCCCGTGACGTACAAGTTCTCCCCATCGCTACAAACACGAAATTTATTAGAGCGCGTAGTTGGTCACGCCTGCGGTTTGAAATTGAATACGCACGAGAAAGAGGTACTACCTCCAATTGTTATTTAATTGAAGGCGATAAAACCGCAATTATTGGCCCACCTGCTGAAACCTTCACCGAAATTTATCTCGACGCATTACAGCAAACCATCAACTTGAAACAGTTGGATTATGTGATTTTGGGTCATTTTAGCCCCAACCGCGTGCCAACTCTCAAGGCAATTATCGAATTAGCACCGCAGGTGACTTTTGTTTGTTCTCTCCCTAGTGCGGCTCACTTGCGTCATGCTTTCCCCGATAACGCATTAGAAATTTTAGTCATGCGGGGGAAAGAAACTCTAGATTTAGGTAAGGGTCACGTTTTAAAATTCTTGCCGATTCCCAGTCCTCGTTGGCCAGAAGGACTTTGTACCTACGACCAGCAAACCCAAATTCTCTACACAGATAAGCTATTTGGCTCTCATATCTGTGGCGATGATGTGTTTGATGACAACTCGGAAGCATTAAAAGAAGACCAGCATTACTACTACAACTGTCTGATGGCTCCCCAAGCTCAACACGTAGAATCAGCTTTGGAGAAAATCTCAGATTTGCAGGTGAGAATGTATGCTCCTGGTCATGGGCCATTGGTACGGACTGGCTTAATGGAACTTACCAAAGCTTACGCAGAATGGAGCAATGCTCAAAAGGATCGGGAGATATCTGTGGCTCTACTTTATGCCTCAGCTTATGGAAATACTGCCATCCTCGCCCAGGCCATGGCTTTGGGATTGACTAAAGGTGGGGTGGCGGTGCATTCGATTAACTGCGAATTTGCCACCCCTGATGAAATCAACGCTGCAATTCAAAAGTGTGATGGCTTTGTGATTGGTTCTCCCACTATCGGCGGTCATGCTCCGACTCCTATTCATACTGCTTTGGGAATCGTATTAACAGTTGGTGATAGTAACAAACTCGCAGGGGTTTTTGGTTCTTACGGCTGGAGTGGCGAAGCATTTGATTTAATTGAAGGTAAACTGCGGGATGCTGGTTATCGTTTTGGATTTGATACTCTCAGAGTCAAGTTTAAACCTGACGATGTAACGCTCAAGTACTGTGAAGAAGTTGGTACAGATTTTGCCCAAACTTTGAGAAAGGCGAAAAAAGTCCGCTTACCACAACAATCTGCTACGCCGATGGAACAAGCTGTGGGTCGGATTGTTGGTTCAGTTTGTGTAGTTTCAGCTAAACAGGGTGATGTCTCTACGGGGATGCTAGGCTCTTGGGTGTCTCAAGCTACCTTTAATCCCCCTGGCCTGACTGTGGCGATCGCCAAAGACCGAGCTATAGAATCTTTAATGTATCCAGGTAGTAAATTTGCTTTGAATATTCTAGAAGAAGGTAATCATTTAGAGTACACAAAACATTTCCGCAAAAATTTTGCTCCTGGAGAAGACAGATTTACCAGCTTTAGCACCACAGTTGCAGATAATGGCTGTACAATTCTCACCGATGCGATCGCTTATGTGGAATGCTCAGTCAACCAACGCATGGAATGTGGCGATCATTGGGTAATTTATGCCACTGTTGAGAACGGTAAATTAATCAAACCTGATGCTGTTACGGCCATGAACCATCGTAAAACAGGCACTCACTATTAG